In one window of Candidatus Hydrogenedentota bacterium DNA:
- the ychF gene encoding redox-regulated ATPase YchF: protein MKVGIIGFARSGKTTVFNALTGAKAAVGAYGSREANVAVIKVPDARVDRLAEIHKPKKKTYAEIEFLDIAPNEAAGEQKALDGNALNVLKNVDALVHVVRAFDNEAVSHPMDRVDPVRDVRLLEEELQLVDLIIIERRVERLEKEHRKDREYELMVRCKAHLEGGAPLRTLELDPAEQTLLRSFTFLSQKPLMLLGNYGDAKIGEDDPAGIGAVAAELGLTLIALCGAMEMEVSQLPDEDRAAFREELGLGEESRTRFIQAAYGMLGLMSFLTAGEPEVRAWTIRKGTRAVDAAGVIHSDIQRGFIRAETVAYDHFIECGSMAKAKEKGWVRLEGKEYIVQDGDILLFRFNV, encoded by the coding sequence ATGAAAGTTGGCATCATCGGCTTTGCCCGGTCCGGCAAGACCACCGTGTTCAACGCCCTTACGGGCGCAAAGGCCGCCGTGGGCGCCTATGGCAGCCGCGAGGCGAACGTGGCGGTGATCAAGGTGCCCGACGCGCGGGTGGACCGGCTGGCGGAGATACACAAGCCGAAAAAGAAAACCTACGCGGAAATCGAGTTTCTCGACATCGCCCCAAACGAGGCGGCGGGCGAGCAGAAGGCCCTGGACGGCAACGCCCTGAACGTGCTGAAGAACGTGGACGCCCTGGTCCATGTGGTGCGCGCCTTCGACAATGAGGCGGTGAGCCACCCCATGGACCGCGTGGACCCCGTCCGCGACGTGCGCCTGCTGGAGGAGGAGCTCCAACTGGTGGACCTCATCATCATCGAGCGGCGGGTGGAGCGGCTGGAAAAAGAGCACCGGAAGGACCGCGAATACGAGCTGATGGTCCGGTGCAAGGCGCATCTCGAGGGCGGCGCGCCCCTGCGCACCCTGGAACTGGACCCCGCCGAACAGACCCTGCTCCGCAGTTTCACCTTCCTCTCGCAGAAGCCCCTCATGCTGCTGGGCAACTACGGGGACGCGAAAATCGGCGAGGACGACCCGGCGGGGATCGGGGCCGTGGCCGCCGAACTGGGCCTCACCCTCATCGCCCTCTGCGGCGCCATGGAGATGGAGGTGTCGCAGCTTCCCGACGAGGACCGGGCCGCCTTCCGCGAGGAACTGGGCCTGGGCGAGGAGTCGCGCACCCGGTTCATCCAGGCGGCCTACGGCATGCTGGGCCTCATGAGTTTCCTCACGGCGGGCGAGCCGGAGGTGCGCGCGTGGACCATCCGGAAGGGCACCCGCGCCGTGGACGCCGCCGGGGTCATCCATTCCGACATCCAGCGGGGCTTCATCCGCGCGGAAACCGTGGCCTACGACCACTTCATCGAATGCGGCTCCATGGCCAAGGCGAAAGAGAAAGGCTGGGTGCGGCTGGAGGGCAAGGAATACATCGTGCAGGACGGGGACATTCTACTGTTCCGGTTCAACGTGTAG